AGCCCGCTGACGCCGGCAACGCAGCCCACGGGGATTCTTGGACAGGCTCCTAGCCGTTGACCACCTCGAACGTCGCGGCGCGCTCGGGGCTCTCTTTGTAGCCGATGCGGATGGCCCGGGCGCGCACGGTGGTCGCGCCGGCCGGCAGCCGCAACGGCTCGGTGTAGAGCCGCCAGCGCACCTTCTCCCCCGGCTCGAACGTGTAGGCGATGGAGGCGCCCTGGGTGGCGCTGTGGAGTTGGAGGGCAACGGGCGCGCGATAGCGGCCGCCCTCGGGCGCCGGCTCCCGGCCCGGGCCCTCGCCGCAGAGGGGCACGAAGACAGGCGGCGCCGTCGTCGGCTGCGCGCCGTCGGGGTACCAGCGGCGGACCATCTCGGATTCGGGGATGTCCCCCAGGTCGCCCACCGCGCGGCGCCAGCCGTCGAGCGCCTCGCGCAGGCGCTCGAGCTCGGGCCGGTACGCGGGGTCATCCGCCAGGTTGCGAATCTCCCACGGGTCGGCCTCGGTGTCGTACAGCTCCTCGACGGGGCGGGGGCGGAACAGGATGTCCTGCGGCGGGACCAGTTCGCCGGCCAGGTGGAGGCGCCACATCTCCTCGACGATGGGGTGGCGATTGTGGTAGGGCACCCAGAGGAGATAGGGCAGGTCGGGGCGCCAGTGGCGGATGTATTTGAACCGCCTGTCGCGGGCGGCGCGGACCATGTCGTAGGCCTCGTCGTGCCGGTCGCGGCTGGCGAAGACGTAGTCGCGCGGCGCCGCGGCCTGCTCGCCGAGGAACGCCCGGCCCTGCATGTGCGCGGGCACCGCCACGCCGGCCGCCGAGAGCATGGTGGGGCCGAGGTCAATCGTGCTCACGAGCCGCTCGCTCACGGAGCCGGGTGCCAGGCGGCCGGGCCAGCGGGCGATCATCGGGATGCGGATGCCGGAGTCGTAGGGCCAGCGCTTGCCGCGCGGCAGCGGGCCGTGGTCGCTCCAGTGCAGGACGAGGGTGTTCTCGGCCAGGCCGTCCTCCTCGAGCTGTGCGAGCAGTTGGCCCAGCTCGCGGTCGCTCTCCTCGATGTGGGTGTACATGCGGGCCATGGCGAGGCGGACCTTCGGCGTGTCGGGGAAGTAGGGCGGCAGCTCGATGGCGGCGGGGTCGAACGTTGGCTCGGGGCACTTCTCGGGCCACATGCCGCTCTCGTGGGTGCGCGTGGGGTTGAAGACGGCGAAAAAGGGCTGGCGCGTGTCGGGGCGGTTGCGCCAGTGGGCCGTGGTGCTCAGCTCGTCCCAGGCGGTCAGCGGCGGGTCGAACTGGTAGTCGGTCTTGACGTTGTTGGTGCAGTAGTAGCCGGCGGCGCGGAGGTACTCGGTGAAGCACTTCACGTAGTGGGGCACGACGGCCGAGTAGGGGGTCGGCAACTCGGGCGTGGCGGGGTGGGTGTGGGCCGTGCGCATGTGGTGCGTGCCGATCGAGATGGGGTACATGCCGGTGATGACGGCCGAGCGGGCGGGCGCGCACACGCCGGCGGCGGAGAAGGCCAGCGGCCAGCGGCAGCCCTCGGCGGCCAGGCGGTCGAGGTTCGGTGTGCGGGCCACGCGGTCGCCGTAGCAGCCGTAGAAGGGGTTCGTATCCTCGAACGACACCCAGAGGATGTTCGGCCTCGGCCTGTCGGGCATGGCGAGTCCCTCACTTCTCGAAGGCGAACTCGAGCTCGTTGGCCCAGTGCTCCGTCCAGTCCACCTTGAACGAGCCGTTGCGCTTGGCGACGGAGCGGCCGCGGCTGAGCTCCATGCAGCCGACGTTCGCGTTGTCGTTGACGCGGAAGCTGAACTTGATGGTGCGCCCCGCATCGAGGGCCTGCTTGACGTGGGGGATTTCGCGCCAGGGCAGCGCGCACTCGGTGATGCGGGTGTTCCCCTCGTGGGTGACGACGAGCTTGCCATCTTTCACGGGCCCCTCGTTCGGGGCTTTGGGCTGGCGGGGGTAGTAGTGCTTGTTGGGCAGGTCGGGCCGGCGGAGCGGCCAGATCTCGGTGCCGCCGCCGAAGCGCTCGGCCACGGGGTTCAGCGCGTACTCGTAATCGGTGTCCCAGTAGCCCGTGTATCGGGGCATGGTGCCGGGCGGGAAGGGGGCCCAGGGCTTGTCGGCCTCGGGCACCACGTTGAAGGCGATCTGCACGTTGTCGTGGTGGGGCGCGTTGCCCGCGGGCAGGTCGGGGTTGCGGCGGTAGCTGTAGCGGCGCACGCCCTGCGGCCAGACCAGCTCGCGCGGCTCCGCCGTGTCTTCGCGGCGGAAGGGGGCGATGCGCGGCTTCTCGATCCGCACGACGAAGCTCTTCTCGGGGTAGAAGAACTGGTCGTCGTCGCGGGTCTCGAAACGCAGCATGCCGCCCTCGGGCGTGGAGTCGGCCGCGCGGGCGGCGAAGTAGAAGAACTGGTCGTCGTAGGCCAGCCAGCCGTTGGCGAAGCCCTTCTGCACCGCGGTGTCGAACTTCTGGAACGGCAGCCACGCGGCCTCCTGGAGCGTGGGGCCGGCCGTGAGCGGGCTGGTGATGGTCTGCACGGGCACGTCCTTCCAGTCGTCGAGCCTGCCGTCCACCTGGATCGTCCGCCGGGCGATGACGTTGACGTGGAGGTCCTCGCAGTGCTCGGACACGCCGTCGCGGCCGGCGTCGAAGGCCAGGCGCAGGGGATAGGTGTTGCTCGGCTCGGACGCGCCGGCCGCGACCTGGATGGCCACGGCCCTGGTCTCGTGCGGCCCGAAGGCGAGCTTCTGCGCGGCCGGCTCGAGCGTGAGCGCGCCCAGCGTGACGCGCAGCGTGCCGCGGACCGGGCGGTTGAGGACGTTGGTGAGCTGCAGGCGCAGCATCGGCTTCTGCTCGATGCGGGCCGTGAGGTCGAGACACTCCTTGGCCAGCGGCTCGATGCCCTCGACGTCCGACTCGCGGATGGCCTGGAGCAGCGCGGCGAAGCTGCCGGGCCTGCCGTCGCCGCGCAGGAAGAAGCCGCGATGGTCGAGCGGCACGGTGATGCGGCCGCGCCGCGAGGGCACGGGGTTGCCGTGGAAGTCGTAGAGGGCGAACTGCCCGCGGCGGTCGCGCAGGGTCATCGAGGCGTCGCTCAGGGCCTCCGGGGCGGCGAGAGCCTTCTCGAGGGCCTCGCGCTCCTTTGGGTCGGCGTCCCTGGGCAGGGCGGCGAGCTTCTGACGCAGCTCCTTCTTGTGGGCGATGGCGGCCAGGCCTCGGCCCGTGCGGAAGAGCACGTGGTCGGCGCCGAACGCCTCGCCGATGTCGCCCACCACGACCACCGTGCCGTCCTCGGGGTCGGGCTTGCCCGCGGCGTCGGCGCGGCCGTCGAACACCATCACCCAGGGCAGACCGTTCTTGAAGAGCAGCTCGCGGAACTTGCGCTCGCCGATGAAGTGGGTGACGGCGCCCACGCTGGCCGCGACGCTCCAGGTGTGGCCGGTCTCGATGTTCTTCGGCTTGCCGTCGTCGCCGAGGATGCGGGCGCGGCGGTCGTGCCACTCGGTGGCGATGTTGCCGTGGTAGATGCCCACGGCGCGGTCGTGGCCGGTCGAGAGGTTGGTCGCCACGACCGCGGCCACGCGGTCGTCGGTGTTCGCCACCCAGCTCTCGGTGTCCCAGATGCGCACGCGGCCGTTGGGGTGCGCCCTGTTCATCCAGGCCTTCACGGTGGAGGGCGGGTGCATGCCCTGGTAGTGGATCGAGCAGAAGTCGAGCCACTTGAGGAAGCCGTCGGTTCCGTCGGGGAAGAGCTTGTCGAAGGTGTTGGACGAGCTGTCGCAGCCGCCGAGGAGCACCTGCACGCCGGCCTCGGCCCGCGCCTCCTCGACGGCCTCGCACATGGCCGTGTAGATTTCGCGGTAGCGGAGCATGTCGGCGCCCCAGCCGCTGATCGAGATGCCCTCCCACGGCTCGTTCCAGAGCATGAAGCCGTTGATCGGCCCCTTCGGCCAGCCGTAGTCCACGGCGAACCGCTTGCAGAACTTCTTGAAATCGGCGTCCCAGGCCGGCAGCCAGGCGAGGTCGAACTTCGTGTCCTGCATCACGCCCTTGTCGTCGAGCCAGGGCCGCGGACGGCCGAGCGGCTGGTTCTCATGCCAGAAGGCGCCGCCGCCGAACTCGACGGTGATCGCCAGCCCCGCCGCCTTGTAGGCGGCCAGCTTCTCGCCCTCGCGCGCGTACCATTCGGCGAAGTCCTTCTCGGTCGTGGGCTTGTAGCCGATGCCGATGCGGTTGGGCGCCGCGCCCAGGCGGGTCAGCAGGTCGGGCTCGTTGTTGTCCAGGCACAGTTGCGGGAATTGCACGGGCCTGGCCTCGGCCTTGAACGTGCGGACGAAGCTCGTGACGAAACGCCGCCCGGCCGCCCCGAGGTCTATCACGAGCGCGTAGGCGCCGTTGCGCTCGGGCGTCCTGGGCGTCACCGTGAGGTTCTGCCACTTGCCCGGCTCCGCGTTCACCTCGACGGGCGCCGAACCGCACTCCGCCACCTTGAACATCTGCGGCACCCAGATGTCGCCCGGCAGCCCCTTGGTGCCGTAGGCGATCAGGTCCACCTTGCCCCTGACGCGCAGCGGCTGCTTGCCGGTGTTGACGAGCTGGAAGGTGAACGACGCCTGCTCGCCGGGCCACAGCACGTTGGCCGGCGCCGAGCTGGCGATGAACTGCACGGTGTACGGCTCCCGCGGCGGCGCGGGGTCCACGCCCATCGTCTCCTCGAAGCCCGGGATGCGGAAGCCCGAGCGCATCTGCGCCTCGCCCGTCGGGCACAGGACGGTCCACACGAGCAGCGCCGTCAGGGCGCACCTGCCCACACGAGGATGCGTCAAGGGCTCTCTCCTGGGTCAAATCGTGAGCACGATCTTGCCGAACTGCTCGCCGCGCTCCATCCGGGCCATCGCCTCCACCGCCCGGCCGAGGGGGAACACCGAGTCGATCACGGGCTTGATGCCCGCCGCGGCCACAGTGCCGAGCATCAGGCGGAAGTCCTCGTGCGAGGCGAAGGTCGAGCCCAGCAGCGAGAGCTGGTTCCAGTAGAGCGCCTGGAGATTCGTCGGCGCCTCGGCGCCCGTGGTCACGCCGCAGACCACGGCGCGGCCGCCCTTGCGCAGCGCCGCCAGGTCAACCGGCCACGCCGCCGCGCCCACCGTGTTCACCGAAACGTCCGCGCCCCGCCCGCCCGTGGCCTCGCGCACCGCGGCCGCCACGTCGGGCGTCTTCCGGTAGTTGATGCCGCGTGCCGCGCCAAGCTCCCCCGCGCGCCGCAGCTTCTCGTCGGACGACGAGGTGACAATGGCCTCGGCCCCGGCGTGGGTGGCGAACTGGAGCGCCGCGAGGGCCACCCCGCCGCCGATGCCGTGGATGAGCACCGTCTCCCCCGGGCGGAGCTTCGCCCTCGTGAACAGCATGCGCCAGGCCGTCGCATAGGCGATGCCCAGCGCGGCCGCCTCCTCCCACGTCAGCCCCTTGGGCTTCGGCAGCAGATTCGCCGCGGGCACGGCAGCCCTCTCGGCGAACACGCCCGGCCGCGACAGCCCGATGATGCCGAACGAGGCGCACTCGCTCTGCTCGCCGCGGCCGCAGGCCTCGCACGCCCCGCACGACAGGCCCACGCTCACGACCACCTCGTCGCCCACCTTGACGCCCGACACGCCCGGCCCCACCTCGGCGACCACGCCGGCGCCGTCGGAGCCCAGCACGTGCGGCATCGGGATCGTCGCTCGCCCCCCCTTGCGCACCCAGATGTCCAGGTGGTTCAGCGCAGCCGCCCGGAGGTCGAGCACCACCTCGCCCGGCGCGGCGGACGGCGCCGCGAAATCCTCGATGTGCACCACCCCCAGTTCACCGTGCGTTCGAATCCCGACGGCCCTCACGGCGCATCTCCTGCCACCCACGTGTTGGGCGAGCACACCCCCCCCCGAACCGCCAGGGGGCGCCATCTCGCCCGGGGTCCTGCTCCAGCAGCAGCTCGCTCTCAATGTCAGGCATCTCGACCAGAGTCTACCGGACATCGCCGGCAACTTCAAGCGCGCACCCGGACCCGGGTGTGGGCCGGAATTGTGGGTAGGGTGATTGTCTCTGGAGCCGGAAGGGCTCGCATGGGATAGCCCAGGGCAACGCCCTGGGTTCAGCGGGCTCCACGGGTCCAGCCCTGAAGGGGCGAGATAGAAGCTCTCGATTCCGCCCTGTCAGGGCTGCCGCGGGGCGGTCTTGTTCCCAGGGCGTTGCCCTGGGCTATCCTATTTCGCTCCTTCGGAGCTCCCGTCGCCGCCCACAATTCCGGCCCACACCCCCCCGGACCCCAGGGTCTGGGCCTGAATTGCAGGCTATTCGGGCGCGGAGCGGAGGGGGGCGAGGCGCTTCAGTCCAGAACGCACCCTCACCAAAGCCGTTGAGATGCTCTCGACGCTCGTGAGGCGCCGCAACCTGAAAGCTTGTTCCGGAATGAGGGCTCATCAGGGTTTGGCGACCCTCGCGTGGCCGCCATTGGGAAGCATGGCGCGGGGGCTGCGGCGCCAGCGAGGCCACCCCATAACCCTCTATGCCCCAAGGCCTTACGCTCTCCGGGCATTCCCGCTCACATACTTGCTCATCGCGCGGATGAGCGAGTATGGCCGGAGCCGCGAGAATCGCCCATTCTCGCCCATCTACCCATACTTGCTCACTTCCCCCCTCACAGAGTTGAGCAAGTATGGACAGGCGGCGCCCGCCAGCCGCTCGGCACAGGCCCTCCCGCGTCCAACAACCCCGGGTTCGTTCTCGGGGTTCGGCTGTGGGCGGGGCCTCCGTGCCCCACGTCCTGCCGCCTCCTCGCGGGGGACAGAGCCCCCGCCCACAAGGACCGTAGCCGCAAGCGTCCCGCTTGCGGAGGTTTGCTTTCTCGCCCCTGCGCTCCGTCGCCTTATCCTTCTCGCCCCTACGCTCCGCGTGGGGGCGAATCTTCGGACGCTCCCGCGTCCAACAACCCCGGGTTCGTTCTGGGGTTCGGCTGTGGGCGGGGCCTCCGTGCCCCGCGTCCTGCCGCATCCTCGCGGGGGGACAGAGCCCCCGCCCACAAGGGCCGTAGCCGCAAGCGTCCCGCTTGCGGAGGTTTGCTTTCTCGCCCCTGCGCTCCGCGTGGGAAAGGACGCGGGCGGAATGCAGGATTCCGCCCGGCGTGTGGCGGCAAGCCCTTGCAAGATCGTTCGACGGGCTCACGATAGCACGTCAGCGTTCGGTTCGTTCCGAAACAGGCCCTGCGAAGGTGAGCCAGCCTCGCGGGCCAGCGCCCGGCCCAAGCGGCCCAACAGCCGTTGGGCAGCGGACGCCGCCTCGTCGAGCAGTTCGATGCGGAAGTGCCGCACGCCCAGGCGGTACAGTCGCCCTGCGGCCTCGACGGCGGACCCTGCCGCGGCGTGAAAGACGGTGTTGCGGCACGCCGCGTCGGCCCGCACGGGGTGCTCGGCCCCCCTGCGGTCGCGGAGCGCGAGGCGGGCGCGGCGGCAGGGCTGCCCGCAGTCGCTTCGGTCGCGCCCGCTGGACAGCCGCGCGGCGAACAGGCAATGCTGGGTATGGAACATGGCGGTGTGCTGGTGGACCACGGCCTCGATGCGCCCCGGGTCGAGGCGGCGCAGCAGCGTCGCCAGTTGCGCGGCATCGAGGTCCGGGCTGGGCGTGAGCCGCGCGAGGCCGAAGCGCGAGAGCAGCACGTCGGCGGCCAGCTCGTTGGCGGCGTGGAGCGAGAAGTCGCCCACGAGCGGCAGGCGGGGGGCGCGCTCGCGGCAGTAGGCCACGCTGGCGAGATTCCGAGCGAGCACGGCGTCGGGGCCGAGGGCAAGCAGCCGTTCCAACAGCTCCTCCTCGCCTGGCTTGATCGCCTGCGGCGTGGCGAGGCCGATGGCCACCCCGGCCGCGCGGGCGCGCGCCACCGCCTTGGCCTGCTCCGACGGGCGCGCGAGATCGCCGTAGACGAGCGCCGGCCTGGGCGCGTCCGCCGCGAGCACGGCGTCGAGCTGCTCCAGGCTTCTGACGAGGACGCAGAGGCTGGCCGCATCGTGCGTCGGCGCGGCGGGCGGCAACGCCTCGCGCAGGCGGTCGAGGGCGGCGGGGTCCGCGATGGCGTGCCGAGCGGCGGCCCGCCGCTGACCGAGCAGGGCCTCGACCGCCCGCCGGCGCAGGTCGTTGAGCACGCTCTTCGGCACCATGACGGGGTCGAGAGGGTTGGCCTCGACCGAGCGCAAGGCGAACGGCGTGCCGCCCAGCCTCCCGAGTTGCTCACGAAGCAGGTCCAGCGTCAGCGGGTGCCGTTCGGCGCGCTCCAGCGGGCGGTCCCACGCCACCGTAGCCGCGCGTCCGCCATCATCGCAAGCCGTTATCTGAAGGAGCTTTGCGAGCGGGGCCGCGACGCGGAAGTCGAGGGGCGCGGGCCGCGAGACAACGTCCCGGGCATAGCTCTGCTCGAGGCGTTGCCTCACGGCCGGGTCGTCGGTCTTCCACACCACGCTGCCCACGGGCACCGCGCCGGGGCGCACGTCCTCGCGGCGGAAGACGAGCAGCGTTCGGCCGCGCGGCCCCTGCATCGGCTCCACGGCCACCGCACGCCCCCCGGG
The Planctomycetota bacterium DNA segment above includes these coding regions:
- a CDS encoding sulfatase-like hydrolase/transferase, coding for MPDRPRPNILWVSFEDTNPFYGCYGDRVARTPNLDRLAAEGCRWPLAFSAAGVCAPARSAVITGMYPISIGTHHMRTAHTHPATPELPTPYSAVVPHYVKCFTEYLRAAGYYCTNNVKTDYQFDPPLTAWDELSTTAHWRNRPDTRQPFFAVFNPTRTHESGMWPEKCPEPTFDPAAIELPPYFPDTPKVRLAMARMYTHIEESDRELGQLLAQLEEDGLAENTLVLHWSDHGPLPRGKRWPYDSGIRIPMIARWPGRLAPGSVSERLVSTIDLGPTMLSAAGVAVPAHMQGRAFLGEQAAAPRDYVFASRDRHDEAYDMVRAARDRRFKYIRHWRPDLPYLLWVPYHNRHPIVEEMWRLHLAGELVPPQDILFRPRPVEELYDTEADPWEIRNLADDPAYRPELERLREALDGWRRAVGDLGDIPESEMVRRWYPDGAQPTTAPPVFVPLCGEGPGREPAPEGGRYRAPVALQLHSATQGASIAYTFEPGEKVRWRLYTEPLRLPAGATTVRARAIRIGYKESPERAATFEVVNG
- a CDS encoding zinc-binding dehydrogenase — protein: MRAVGIRTHGELGVVHIEDFAAPSAAPGEVVLDLRAAALNHLDIWVRKGGRATIPMPHVLGSDGAGVVAEVGPGVSGVKVGDEVVVSVGLSCGACEACGRGEQSECASFGIIGLSRPGVFAERAAVPAANLLPKPKGLTWEEAAALGIAYATAWRMLFTRAKLRPGETVLIHGIGGGVALAALQFATHAGAEAIVTSSSDEKLRRAGELGAARGINYRKTPDVAAAVREATGGRGADVSVNTVGAAAWPVDLAALRKGGRAVVCGVTTGAEAPTNLQALYWNQLSLLGSTFASHEDFRLMLGTVAAAGIKPVIDSVFPLGRAVEAMARMERGEQFGKIVLTI
- a CDS encoding DUF3656 domain-containing protein — protein: MPPSCQAKTHPELLAPAGDRAALRAAVANGADAVYFGLQDFNARLRAANFAAEDLPEVLGYLHDRGVRGYVALNTLVFPDELAVAAERLRAIAEAGADAVIVQDLGLVPLIGRLAPSLPVHASTQMSLAEARGIELLRSLGVRRVILARELSVREIRSVAAATEAELEVFVHGALCLSFSGQCLASLALGGRSANRGLCAQPCRLPYLVVADGEPLDAGECRHPLSPSDLAAYDRIADLVAAGVAGFKIEGRLKGPDYVAAAVRVYRAALDAAMAGERFTLSAAQAAELAQGFSRGFTRGFLDGVNHQELVVGRSPRGRGRRVGEVVGVARRGIVVALEAPGAVKPGDGLVFDTGGAGDDEPGGRAVAVEPMQGPRGRTLLVFRREDVRPGAVPVGSVVWKTDDPAVRQRLEQSYARDVVSRPAPLDFRVAAPLAKLLQITACDDGGRAATVAWDRPLERAERHPLTLDLLREQLGRLGGTPFALRSVEANPLDPVMVPKSVLNDLRRRAVEALLGQRRAAARHAIADPAALDRLREALPPAAPTHDAASLCVLVRSLEQLDAVLAADAPRPALVYGDLARPSEQAKAVARARAAGVAIGLATPQAIKPGEEELLERLLALGPDAVLARNLASVAYCRERAPRLPLVGDFSLHAANELAADVLLSRFGLARLTPSPDLDAAQLATLLRRLDPGRIEAVVHQHTAMFHTQHCLFAARLSSGRDRSDCGQPCRRARLALRDRRGAEHPVRADAACRNTVFHAAAGSAVEAAGRLYRLGVRHFRIELLDEAASAAQRLLGRLGRALAREAGSPSQGLFRNEPNADVLS